A window of Hevea brasiliensis isolate MT/VB/25A 57/8 chromosome 14, ASM3005281v1, whole genome shotgun sequence contains these coding sequences:
- the LOC110669861 gene encoding histone H4, with translation MSGRGKGGKGLGKGGAKRHRKVLRDNIQGITKPAIRRLARRGGVKRISGLIYEETRGVLKIFLENVIRDAVTYTEHARRKTVTAMDVVYALKRQGRTLYGFGG, from the coding sequence ATGTCTGGGCGTGGCAAGGGAGGCAAGGGGCTGGGAAAGGGAGGAGCCAAGCGTCACCGCAAGGTCCTTCGCGATAACATCCAAGGCATCACAAAGCCAGCAATTCGCCGTTTGGCTCGCAGAGGTGGCGTGAAACGAATCAGTGGTCTGATCTACGAGGAGACCCGTGGAGTACTGAAGATCTTCCTTGAGAATGTGATCAGAGACGCTGTGACCTACACGGAACACGCCCGCCGCAAGACTGTAACAGCCATGGATGTGGTGTATGCACTGAAAAGGCAGGGCAGGACTCTTTATGGGTTTGGTGGTTAG
- the LOC110669871 gene encoding uncharacterized protein LOC110669871, producing the protein MPVSGNEETAVKSLGGQSSLNIAGVPMKKRRFIWPPSPTPEEQSSLPVENDSLEKERIGPSRDSEFVNTSVAASSSVLSDSNKNLVPEENKKPAENNFLTNNINLSRYRIEEPSAALSDSLAKFDDDEMLVAAEKSANIMTGVKPLGGVPVKKRRFILPPSPARDVQTLPAVGNDSLQKEHGNLSQESAPSSACVAGSSCLSDENKNFLPEDNKMVPESIMLNNTINHSRVKIEEPHHTMHPDSLAKLDDAEKLVAAEKSTNILVKSAETELNLVPNTAPAFYVNKEIFNHQIAEGKCKEKSTVSGNPEFSLGLKDYHRYALEGQSHDENSCNHGNVEPVSLNLSLSNSERSTQYKMDDVQSNTDSANICADRSNWDLNTTMDTWEDSVSDIAVGQVTAEGSGSHMVGVLRDLEPSKLTGIVGTGVSTEKQIIESECRSSCSKISSQSGQQHNSEDSLHLRLIPSFLSFSSQKPSSSCANKDSQTAIPNISFPRGLLSAGNTVNSRTIKSEPFDDNSLKQDSSGTKANPTVPLGFRPVSVKCELVEKLAQDPLKALNFSTVKPVDAKSMKSEPFHEGNSETPKTVDGTSHQSDKQVLHGEDTGGQSTCSTNEHILQGQDITGQPTCSTNKHALQVQDTGGQPTSSMHEQVLQGHSNITKPTCSIGFSENGNVSDNLGRSEGDGEALFNNKAPKESCESVGQLALEMGSLPVSHSGDEINDSGAVDVAVAEKKKVNDFDQCKLKVMNELPSDPYRNGEGAVSDEEKINLSGDMLEEDLYGTEYESDGNSVPMDIEEDSRVQDDYEDGEVREPQLHGVVESAICEERKDFSHSDSDGKKVDSAELHADVHPTSSYVEGKKTNGEEPVEISKDSVEGCTVIILDGKPIDVVNKEVSGNEPSAVEISVSGADKRKVVKPIRRKSLDLSANKDVMKGLGTEQSLDQASSGGQGTLVAVAQGTDENVKTNDVEKNDSALPKVETSVNADDATKDANGGANQSRIINLSIASNMSSAGKMRYISDKPFSSLPGRERLPDIPLEGDKLHPRGRDETNEDSRKFSRERYQDQSSRYSRWNYVHGRGRLASRIDSMRSDRDSERDCIPRHKYASAVAGSEAEFMNYNIGPDGAFVGSVRGGRKLLEDETSIFRHLSSRRRSPGGRDGPASRGLPMVRRVPRSIGEDNSEVVGLRHAEKIMRGFHDDGEQHAYARPQPPYEGLDGRFVQGSRNFSSVQRRGLPQMHSKSPIRSRSPGPWSSSRRRSPDGFGGHPEMPHRRSPIYRMERIRSPDNPGFPAERVPRRHGSPSYLSRPNDLREMDPGRDHGHPRSIISNRSPTGRVFLRNSRRFGVADPREMTENDEFYEGPMHPGRFHELGDDGNGEERRFGERRAPVRAFRPHFNGADGENFPLDTEDGPRSFRFFPEDDPNFHERTNLRGREFDRRIKNRPGNAPRRPRSIEEQEGNYGHGGQVLYDDNFDDMSRVKRKRF; encoded by the exons ATGCCTGTATCAGGAAACGAGGAG ACTGCTGTTAAATCCCTTGGTGGGCAGTCTAGTCTTAATATTGCAGGTGTTCCTATGAAGAAAAGGAGATTCATTTGGCCTCCTTCACCTACCCCTGAAGAACAATCTTCACTTCCTGTAGAAAATGATTCTCTAGAGAAAGAACGTATTGGCCCATCTCGGGATTCTGAATTTGTAAATACTAGTGTTGCAGCAAGTTCTTCTGTCTTATCTGATTCGAACAAGAATCTTGTTCCTGAGGAAAATAAGAAACCTGCCGAGAATAATTTTCTGACAAATAATATTAACCTCTCAAGATATAGAATTGAAGAACCAAGCGCGGCTCTGTCCGATTCTTTGGCTAAGTTTGATGATGACGAGATGCTTGTGGCAGCAGAAAAATCGGCTAACATTATG ACTGGGGTTAAACCCCTTGGTGGTGTTCCTGTGAAGAAAAGGAGGTTCATtcttcctccttcacctgcacgTGATGTTCAAACTTTACCTGCTGTGGGAAATGATTCTCTACAGAAGGAACATGGTAACTTGTCTCAGGAGTCAGCTCCTTCAAGTGCTTGTGTTGCAGGAAGTTCTTGCTTATCTGATGAAAACAAGAATTTTTTGCCCGAGGATAATAAGATGGTTCCTGAAAGCATTATGCTGAACAATACTATAAACCACTCAAGAGTTAAAATTGAAGAACCACACCATACAATGCATCCAGATTCTTTGGCCAAGCTTGACGACGCGGAGAAGCTTGTTGCAGCAgaaaaatccactaatatcctggTAAAATCAGCAGAAACTGAATTGAATTTAGTGCCAAATACAGCCCCTGCGTTTTATGTTAATAAAGAGATATTTAACCATCAAATAGCAGAAGGAAAGTGCAAAGAGAAATCTACAGTTTCTGGGAATCCTGAATTTTCATTAGGATTGAAGGATTACCATCGCTATGCTTTGGAGGGTCAAAGTCATGATGAGAATAGTTGTAATCATGGAAATGTAGAACCTGTTTCGTTGAATTTGTCTTTAAGCAACAGTGAAAGGAGTACCCAGTATAAAATGGATGATGTGCAGTCGAATACTGACAGTGCTAATATCTGTGCTGACAGATCAAATTGGGATTTGAATACTACAATGGATACTTGGGAAGATTCTGTGAGTGATATAGCTGTAGGTCAAGTAACTGCTGAGGGATCAGGGTCACACATGGTTGGTGTCTTACGTGATTTAGAGCCATCAAAATTAACAGGAATAGTTGGAACCGGTGTTTCTACTGAAAAGCAAATTATTGAGAGTGAGTGCAGATCTAGTTGTTCTAAAATATCTTCACAATCTGGCCAACAGCATAATTCTGAGGATTCTCTTCATTTGCGCCTTATTCCATCTTTTCTTTCTTTTAGCAGTCAGAAACCTTCTAGTTCATGCGCTAACAAAGACTCCCAGACTGCTATTCCTAATATTAGCTTCCCTAGAGGATTGTTATCAGCAGGCAACACGGTTAACTCTAGAACCATAAAATCTGAACCATTTGATGATAATAGCCTCAAACAGGATTCTAGCGGTACTAAAGCCAATCCAACAGTACCATTAGGTTTTAGACCAGTGTCAGTGAAGTGTGAATTAGTTGAGAAGCTTGCTCAAGATCCCCTCAAGGCATTAAATTTTAGCACTGTGAAACCAGTTGATGCTAAATCTATGAAATCTGAACCATTTCATGAGGGTAATTCAGAAACTCCAAAGACAGTAGATGGGACGTCACACCAATCTGATAAGCAGGTGCTACATGGTGAGGATACCGGAGGACAATCCACTTGTTCAACAAATGAACATATTCTACAAGGTCAGGACATAACAGGACAACCTACTTGTTCAACAAATAAACATGCACTGCAAGTTCAGGATACTGGAGGACAACCTACTTCTTCAATGCATGAACAGGTGCTGCAAGGTCACAGTAACATAACAAAACCTACTTGTTCGATAGGTTTCTCTGAGAATGGCAATGTGTCAGACAATTTAGGACGTAGCGAAGGTGATGGAGAAGCCCTTTTCAACAACAAGGCTCCTAAGGAATCATGTGAAAGTGTTGGGCAGCTTGCTCTAGAAATGGGTTCTCTGCCTGTAAGTCACAGTGGTGACGAAATTAATGATTCTGGTGCAGTGGATGTTGCTGTTGCTGAGAAGAAAAAAGTAAATGACTTTGACCAGTGCAAACTCAAAGTCATGAATGAACTTCCCTCTGATCCATACCGAAATGGTGAGGGTGCTGTAAGTGATGAGGAAAAGATTAATTTGTCAGGTGATATGTTAGAAGAAGACTTGTACGGCACTGAATATGAGTCTGATGGCAATTCTGTGCCCATGGATATAGAAGAAGACAGTCGAGTACAGGATGACTATGAAGATGGTGAGGTTAGGGAACCACAACTGCATGGTGTTGTAGAGAGTGCTAtatgtgaggaaagaaaagacttTAGTCATAGTGATTCTGATGGTAAAAAGGTGGATTCTGCGGAGCTACATGCTGATGTTCATCCTACTTCATCCTATGTTGAAGGAAAgaaaactaatggagaggaacctGTCGAGATCAGTAAAGATAGTGTTGAAGGATGTACTGTCATAATTCTTGATGGGAAACCCATTGATGTTGTTAATAAAGAGGTTTCTGGGAATGAACCATCAGCAGTTGAGATCTCGGTCAGTGGAGCTGATAAAAGGAAGGTAGTGAAGCCCATCAGAAGAAAATCACTCGACTTATCAGCAAATAAGGATGTGATGAAGGGCCTTGGAACTGAACAATCATTAGATCAAGCTAGTAGTGGAGGCCAAGGAACTTTGGTTGCTGTTGCTCAAGGAACAGATGAGAATGTCAAGACAAATGATGTGGAAAAAAATGATTCAGCATTACCCAAGGTGGAAACATCTGTAAATGCTGATGATGCAACTAAGGATGCCAATGGTGGAGCTAACCAGAGTAGGATTATAAACCTGTCTATAGCTTCTAACATGTCTTCTGCAGGTAAGATGAGATACATATCGGACAAGCCATTCTCATCTCTTCCTGGAAGAGAAAGATTACCTGATATACCTTTAGAGGGAGACAAACTACATCCTCGAGGGAG GGATGAAACTAATGAGGATTCCCGCAAGTTCTCAAGAGAAAGGTATCAAGATCAGTCATCGAGATACTCTAGATGGAATTATGTCCATGGTAGAGGGAGGCTTGCTAGTAGGATTGACTCTATGCGTAGTGATAGAGATTCTGAACGAGATTGCATTCCCAGGCATAAATATGCATCTGCTGTTGCTGGGTCAGAAGCTGAATTCATGAATTATAATATTGGACCAGATGGTGCATTTGTTGGTTCTGTTCGGGGAGGGAGAAAGCTATTGGAAGATGAGACATCAATTTTCCGTCATCTATCCTCAAGGAGGCGTTCCCCTGGAGGGAGAGATGGACCTGCATCACGTGGGCTTCCAATGGTTCGAAGGGTTCCAAGAAGCATTGGTGAAGACAATTCTGAAGTTGTTGGACTAAGGCACGCTGAGAAGATTATGAGGGGATTTCATGATGATGGTGAACAACATGCATATGCACGTCCGCAACCTCCCTACGAGGGATTAGATGGTCGCTTTGTACAAGGGTCTAGGAACTTTTCTTCTGTTCAGAGAAGGGGTCTTCCTCAAATGCATTCAAAATCTCCAATTAGATCTCGTTCTCCTGGTCCATGGTCATCTTCTAGGAGAAGATCTCCAGATGGGTTTGGTGGCCATCCAGAAATGCCCCACCGAAGATCACCAATTTACAGGATGGAGAGGATAAGATCACCTGATAACCCAGGATTTCCTGCAGAGAGGGTGCCTAGGAGGCATGGTTCCCCATCGTATTTGTCTCGACCTAATGATTTAAGGGAAATGGATCCTGGTCGGGATCATGGTCATCCAAGATCTATAATCTCTAATAGGAGCCCAACTGGCCGGGTTTTTCTCAGAAACAGTAGGAGATTCGGTGTTGCTGATCCTAGAGAAATGACAGAGAATGACGAGTTTTATGAGGGACCCATGCATCCTGGCCGGTTTCATGAGCTTGGTGACGATGGGAATGGTGAAGAGAGAAGGTTTGGTGAGAGACGAGCTCCTGTCCGTGCATTTAGGCCTCATTTTAATGGTGCTGATGGTGAAAATTTTCCTCTCGATACAGAGGATGGCCCTAGGTCCTTTAGGTTCTTCCCTGAAGATGATCCGAACTTTCATGAACGAACTAATTTGAGGGGAAGGGAATTTGACAGACGGATCAAGAACCGTCCAGGAAATGCACCTAGAAGACCAAGAAGCATTGAAGAACAGGAAGGAAATTACGGGCACGGAGGGCAGGTGTTGTATGACGATAATTTTGATGATATGTCACGAGTGAAGAGAAAAAGATTTTGA